The Faecalibacter bovis genome includes the window AAGATCGATTTACTATTTTTTATTTTTTTATATCTATTGCTGTGAAAAAATATTAATCAGAACTTTTTTAAAATTATCTAAATTAACTCAGCAATATGAAGAAATATTAAAGAAAATAAATTCTTCAGAAAAGGTATATACAAAGGAATACCATAGCGCATTAACAAAAATCACAGAATTTATTGTAATCAATAATTTTGTAGAAAATCAGATTTCTCAAACATTTAATAATTATTACGGTACACTGAATAAATTTGAGTTAACTCGAGAAATTTTAAATCGATTCGAGTTTAAAAAACAAATTCTGGTTTCACATTACAATGTCAATTTTTATTCAGCATTTTTTAATACTCATTTAGTAAATTATTATTTTCAAGATTATTCAAAATTTGAACCTAAGGAAGAAAAATTTATAACAGAAAATAAAGAATCTGTTGATCGCTTTAAATTAAATTTTCAAGAAAAATATGAAGTAAATTTAACAGAAAACAATAACTGTAATGAGATGCAAAATTCAGTAGATTTTGTAAATACAATTCAGAATTTATTTCAAAAAACTAATTATCCTGAGTTTATTAATATTTTAAATAATTTTATTGAATTTGACTTTAAAAAAATTCAATTTTCACCAAAAGATTCATCAAATAGTATCACGAAACAAAATCTTATTAACCAAGAAAATATTGATTTCATCAAACAGGCAAACTCATTATTGATAGATTATAAATTTATAAGAAATTTGGATTCTTTAGAATATGAAGGTATTTATTATGAAACAGATAGGGAAATAAATAAATTATTGTTATCAATTGAAAATAAGATAAATAACAACTTTAGCTTCATTAATAACTTTACAGAAAATTTGTACATCTTTCTTAAAAGTAATCATGCGGATGAAAGTACGAACCTTATTAAAACAATTAACGAATTAATTGATTATGAAAGTACAGCAAATGAAATATATTATCAATTATATGACATAAAGAATGAGATTTATAATGAAACAAGACATAAATTATTAGAAGATTTATTTAAGAAATATGATGAACTAATCAATTTATTAAAAGTTCAAATAAATAAGAATTTAAACAATTCAGAAGTAAGAAATTTATTTCCCAATTCAATTATTGATTTTTTATTAAACGAAGCAAATTGCAATATTGTTTATTACGAAAAAGGAATTTACAATAAAGAAGGTTTTGAAAGAATTGATAAACTAGCAGAATGGAATGTAATTTTGATTTCGCAGCTTGTAAAAAGACATAAGAAAATGTATTTCGAAATGAATAAAGATCTATTTAATATTTAAATAATAAGTATTAAAAAACCTCCAATTAATGGAGGTTTTTTTATTATAATCTTGAATCTAATTGAATCTTAACGTTATAATGTTCTAATAAATAATTGATTAAATCTTCTGAATGATAATCCATTGGATTTTTTACTTGTAAGGCAGCTTTTTTATGCTCTTCAATTCGATGCAGAGCTTTGTAAAAACGTCTTACCTCGTTCGCTGAGCGTAAAATTAATTTAGGAGCATCTGCTTTTTCACCATTTTCTTCCTTACAAATCATTGTAAAATAAGACGAATTACAGTGTCTAATTTCTCCTGTCTGTACATTTTGACTTTCTACGCGAATTCCAATGACCATCGATGTATTCCCAACATAATTCACCGAAGCGTTTAATGTTACTAATTCCCCTACTTCTACTGGAGTTAAAAAATCAACTCGATCAACAGATGCTGTTACGCAATATTTTCCGGAGTATTTAGATGCACATGCAAATGCAATTTGATCCATTAATGATAATAAATATCCTCCGTGAATTTTACCCGAAAAATTCGAGTGTGATGGTAACATTAACTGCGAAAAAGTTATCAAGGAACTTTCTACTGTTTTATAAATCATTTTTGTTATTGTGTGATGTTTATTAAATTCAATCGATAAAATTCATCAGCAATAGAACGATCATTGGCTAATCGAGGAACTTTATTTTGTCCACCTAATTTTCCAATTGATTTCATATATTCTTGGAAACCTCCTTTCTTAATTGGCGATAAAACCAATTGTTTCAAGATATTTCCTCCAATTAAATCATCGTAATAAACATTTTGTAAACGCATTTGTGCATCTAATTCACCAGCAAAAACTTCCATATTTTCAGGATAATTTTCAAATTCAACAAACCATTCATGGTAAGGTAAACCTGAAGTTGGATTAACCTGAGGTGCAACTGTAAATTCATTTACACTCGCTGGATATTTTTCTAATGTTTTTTGCAATGCTTGTTCTACTTCATGTGCAATTACGTGTTCGCCAAAGGCTGATGTAAAATGTTTAATTCTTCCCGATACTACAATTTTATAAGGAGATGTAGAAGTGAAACGAACTGTATCACCAATATTATAACCCCATAAACCGGCGTTTGTGTTCAGAATTAATACATAATCTTTTCCAATCTCCACATCTTTTATTGAGATACGTGTTGGATTTTCGTTGTGAAATTCATCTACTGGAATGAACTCATAGAACATTCCGTTGTTTAACAATAACAGTAAATCTTCGCTTTTTTGTGTGTTTTGATATGCTATAAAACCTTCCGATGCTGGATAGGTTTGTATACAGTCTATATTTCTACCAATTAATTGGTTTACTTTCTCACGATAAGGTTCATAATTTACCCCACCAGTAACCATTAATTGTAAATCTTTAAATAAAGTTTGGATATTTTCTTTTCCAGATACAGCTAATAATCTTTCAAAATACATAATTAACCATGGCGGAATACCAGAAATCAAAGTCATATTTTCAGGTATAGTTTCTTTAACAACTGCATCTACCTTATCTTCCCACTCTTCTATACAATTCGTTTCCCAAGAAGGCATTCGATTTGTTTGAAGGTATTTAGGAACATAATGCGCTACAATTCCAGAAAGTCGTCCGAATTTTAATCCATTTTTTTCCTCAAGAATTGGACTTCCTTGTAGAAAAATCATTTTACCATTTAAGAATTTAGCGTTTCCAGTTTCTTTGATATAATGCAACAAAGCATTTTTTGCAGAATTAATATGAAAAGGAATCGATTCTTTAGTTAATGGAATGTATTTAGTACCTGAAGTTGTTCCAGAAGTTTTAGCTAAATAAATTGGTTTACCTGGCCAAAGTACATCAGATTTACCTGCAACCATTTCATCAAAATAGATACGTAAACCTTCATAATCTTTGATCGGTACATATTTTTTAAAATCATCATAAGTTTTGATTTTATCAAAATGATGATCTTGACCAAATTTTGTGTTTTTTGCAAATTTTACAAGGTCTAATAAAGTCTTTTCTTGTGTATAAATTGGATTATTCATCCATTTTAGATCTTTATTGACAATATATTTTGCATAAAATTTAGCTAAAATAGCTTTCATAAACTTCATTTAAAATTAATAAAACCGAACGCAAATAATTTATTGTTTTCGATTTATAATTATCCTTTTCAATTAGTTACTTTACATAACTTTTAATGAAAATGTTGTAGATTAGCTTACATTATTAAATTAACCTAACCAACATAATCCAATAGTACAAATATCTAAAACTTTTTGTGAATACAAGATTTTTTGTATTCTTTCGTTTTATTGTAGATTTGTCGATATAGTTGACCATGAAGAAATACGCATTTAGCATCATTGTAGCAAGTCTTTTGGTGGGTTGTTCTACACGAAAAGATACTTTTCAGAATAGAAATTACCACAAAATGACTTCTTGGTTTAATGGCCTTTTTAACGCAGAAGAAGAATTAAATAAAAAACAGATTGAACTGAAATCTTCCTATACTGAAGATTACAGTGAGATTTTACCATTGGGTGAAAATTATTTTGGAAAAAATGATAATTCACAAGAATTTGATGGTTCTTTACTTAATATGACTCCAGGTAATTTGAATGGAAACGATAATAATTCAAATAAACCTACAGGTTACGAAGCTGTTGAATCTAAAGCAAATAAAGTAATAGAGAAACACTCTATGATGATTAGTGGTAATGAGAAAAACACTATGATTGCGCGTGCGTACTTATTAATTGGAAAGGCAAGGTTTAACAGAGGTAAATATTATGAAGCATTAGATGCTTTAAATTATGTAACCAAAAACTTCCCAAAATCAAAATATTACGATGAAGCATTGTTATACCAAACTTTAGCTGATATTCGTGGTGGAAATTATTTTGATGGTCAAGAAAAACTATTAAAACTTTACGATAAAGAAGACAAATTAAGTAAAGAATTAAATTACTTAACTGCAGCTAATTATGCAGACTTCTTGATCGAAAATAAAATGTACGAAGAAGCTTTAGAATCGCTACAAAGAGCTGAATATTACAGCAAAGGATCTGATAATAGAGCGCGTGTTTTATTTGCTTTAGGTCAAGTTTATTCTAAATTAGGAATGCAAGAAGAAGCTGGTGAAGCTTTTACACAAGTATATAAAATTCGTCCAGGATTTGATATGGAAGTAAAATCACAGTTAGCTATTGCTCAAAATTTTGATCCAAAAATCAATACCTACGGTTCGTACAAAGAACATATTTTAGACCAAAGTAAAAAAGGTATTTATACTTCTAAAAAGAATGAATTCTATTACGCTATTGCTGAAATGGCGTTTCGTGATGGAAATATTAATGAAGCTATCGAATATTCAAAATTATCTCTAAAAGAACCTATTTCAGACCCTTACATTAGAGCTAAAGCATATGAAAATTATGCAAATATCGAATTTAGCCAAGGAAATTATCTTCATGCAACTTCTTATTTTGATTCTGCTGTAACAAATTTCACAAAAGAATCTGACAAGAACAGAATTAATGAAAAAAATACTATTCTTAAAAAGTTAATGGAAATGCATTACTTGGTACAAAAGAATGATAGTATTTTGCGCATTGCTTCTATGTCTAAAGATGAGCAAAAAGATCATTTTACGGCATATATTGCAAAAATTAAAAAAGAAGAAGAAGAACGAGTTATTCAAGAACAGCAAGAAATGGCAGAATTCCAATTGGGTGGAAAAGTTGCAAGTTTTACATCAAGTTTTGATAATTCAGGTTCTAATAAATTTTACTTCTACAATCAAAGTTTAAAAAATAATGGTTTGGCTGAATTCCAACGTGTTTGGAACTCACCTTCTTTAAAAGATAATTGGAGAAATTCGGCTTCCAATCCAGGTGGAAATTTAGCAGATCGTGAAAACGAATTATTAGGAAATATTGCAGCTGGAGATCCTCGTCGTTTTGAGATTGATTATTATTTAGAGAAAATTCCTAAAACTGCTAATGATTTAAACAATTTAAAAATTACAAGAGATACAACACAACTTTCTTTAGGTACAGGTTATTACGATCATTTTAACGATGTTAAATTATCCGCATCTACTTTAGAAAAGTTGGTAGCTTCGCCGCCTAAGCAAAAAGAAGTCGAAGTTCAAGCTCTGTATCAATTGTATCGTATTCATAAAGATCGCGACAAAACGTTAGAAGATAAATACAAAAATATTATTCTTGAAAAGTATGGTAATACGATTTACGCTGGATATATTTTAAATCCTGAAGTTGACTTTATTACAGCCGAAACAAAAGAAGCTTTAGCTGATTACGAAGCAACTTATACGCTTTATAAAGAGGAGAAATATGAAGAAGTAAAACAACGTGTAAGCGCAGCAATTACAAAATATCCGACTGAGATTATTATTGCTAAATTTGCTTTACTTAATGCTTTTGCAGTTTCGAAAACCGAATCAAAAGAAAATTTTGAAAAAGCTTTAGAAATTGTGGTTTTAGCTTACGATAAAACGGACGAAGCGAAACGAGCGAAACAATTATTAGAAAGTTTAAGAAATCCTGATAAATCGGCATTAACAAATGCAAGTTCAGGAAAAAATACGGATAAAGAAGGTAGTAATTCTAACACTGAAGTAACCAGTGAAGAAGATGAAAATTTTGTTCCACCAATGCCTGGAGGAAATCCATTCGGCACAGTAGATCAACAATTTACACCGAAAGCACCAACTCAGAATAATAAAAATAATACAAATAAAAAAACAAATTCTACCGATGAGTGGGATAGATAAATAAAAAAAACTCAACATTTATGTTGAGGTTTTTTTTATCTATATATTATTATTTTATTGATCATTTAATAATCTTGCAGCTTCTTTTGCAAAATAAGTTGTGATTAAATCTGCACCTGCACGTTTCATACAAGTTAATGTTTCTAACATGATACGATCATGATCAATCCAACCTTTTTCAGCAGCAGCTTTAATCATTGCATATTCACCAGAAACCTGATAAACAGATACAGGAACTTGTAAATTATCTTTTACTAACTTCACAATATCTAAATAAGCCATACCTGGTTTTACCA containing:
- a CDS encoding acyl-CoA thioesterase, producing MIYKTVESSLITFSQLMLPSHSNFSGKIHGGYLLSLMDQIAFACASKYSGKYCVTASVDRVDFLTPVEVGELVTLNASVNYVGNTSMVIGIRVESQNVQTGEIRHCNSSYFTMICKEENGEKADAPKLILRSANEVRRFYKALHRIEEHKKAALQVKNPMDYHSEDLINYLLEHYNVKIQLDSRL
- a CDS encoding GH3 auxin-responsive promoter family protein codes for the protein MKAILAKFYAKYIVNKDLKWMNNPIYTQEKTLLDLVKFAKNTKFGQDHHFDKIKTYDDFKKYVPIKDYEGLRIYFDEMVAGKSDVLWPGKPIYLAKTSGTTSGTKYIPLTKESIPFHINSAKNALLHYIKETGNAKFLNGKMIFLQGSPILEEKNGLKFGRLSGIVAHYVPKYLQTNRMPSWETNCIEEWEDKVDAVVKETIPENMTLISGIPPWLIMYFERLLAVSGKENIQTLFKDLQLMVTGGVNYEPYREKVNQLIGRNIDCIQTYPASEGFIAYQNTQKSEDLLLLLNNGMFYEFIPVDEFHNENPTRISIKDVEIGKDYVLILNTNAGLWGYNIGDTVRFTSTSPYKIVVSGRIKHFTSAFGEHVIAHEVEQALQKTLEKYPASVNEFTVAPQVNPTSGLPYHEWFVEFENYPENMEVFAGELDAQMRLQNVYYDDLIGGNILKQLVLSPIKKGGFQEYMKSIGKLGGQNKVPRLANDRSIADEFYRLNLINITQ
- the porW gene encoding type IX secretion system periplasmic lipoprotein PorW/SprE, which gives rise to MKKYAFSIIVASLLVGCSTRKDTFQNRNYHKMTSWFNGLFNAEEELNKKQIELKSSYTEDYSEILPLGENYFGKNDNSQEFDGSLLNMTPGNLNGNDNNSNKPTGYEAVESKANKVIEKHSMMISGNEKNTMIARAYLLIGKARFNRGKYYEALDALNYVTKNFPKSKYYDEALLYQTLADIRGGNYFDGQEKLLKLYDKEDKLSKELNYLTAANYADFLIENKMYEEALESLQRAEYYSKGSDNRARVLFALGQVYSKLGMQEEAGEAFTQVYKIRPGFDMEVKSQLAIAQNFDPKINTYGSYKEHILDQSKKGIYTSKKNEFYYAIAEMAFRDGNINEAIEYSKLSLKEPISDPYIRAKAYENYANIEFSQGNYLHATSYFDSAVTNFTKESDKNRINEKNTILKKLMEMHYLVQKNDSILRIASMSKDEQKDHFTAYIAKIKKEEEERVIQEQQEMAEFQLGGKVASFTSSFDNSGSNKFYFYNQSLKNNGLAEFQRVWNSPSLKDNWRNSASNPGGNLADRENELLGNIAAGDPRRFEIDYYLEKIPKTANDLNNLKITRDTTQLSLGTGYYDHFNDVKLSASTLEKLVASPPKQKEVEVQALYQLYRIHKDRDKTLEDKYKNIILEKYGNTIYAGYILNPEVDFITAETKEALADYEATYTLYKEEKYEEVKQRVSAAITKYPTEIIIAKFALLNAFAVSKTESKENFEKALEIVVLAYDKTDEAKRAKQLLESLRNPDKSALTNASSGKNTDKEGSNSNTEVTSEEDENFVPPMPGGNPFGTVDQQFTPKAPTQNNKNNTNKKTNSTDEWDR